ATTTAATTCCCTGGCAACGGCTTCTTGCACTTCCAATTTATCCGCATTGCCATAGCCGGTGAGTGCTTGCTTAACCTGTGCCGGCGTATATTCAACTAAAGGCACTTCACACTGCGCGATCACTAACATCACCACACCCCGCGCCTGTGCAACCAAAATTGTATTTGCCATGCGATAAAAAAAGAACTTTTCAATCGCAATTAAATCGGGTTGCAATTGTTTGATGACGGTGTGCAAGTCTTCATAAATGGTACAGAGTCGCCGCCCAATTTCCTCACCGGCAGGCGTCTGAATGACTCCAAAATCTAATGCAGAAACCGTGCCGGCAATGTTTCCGCCGGCAGCCGGTTCACAGCAAATTGCCCCAAATCCTAATTTGGCTAACCCTGGATCTATGCCGAGGATTCGCTTTTGCATGGGTTGTTATGGTTGAGTTTTTTAACCGCAGATAAACACAGATAAAAGCGTGATATTTGTGTGATCTGCGGTTGTTTTCTTAGCGTTTGCCGGCACCGTTTGCTTGTGCAACTTTTTCGTCTGCCGGTTCTGCTAATCCAAATACGCGGCAGAAAACTTTTTGCACTTTGTAGCCTGAATCAATCGATTCTAAAGGATCTTTCCGCAGCCGGTGACGCAGGCAAAGTGTAACCACTTGGCGGATATCATCAACCGTGACTTCTGTGCGTCCTTCAAAGGCAGCTAATGCTTTGGCAGCGCGATTTGTGACTAAATCTCCGCGCAATCCGTCCACATC
This genomic stretch from Microcoleus sp. FACHB-672 harbors:
- the ruvC gene encoding crossover junction endodeoxyribonuclease RuvC — its product is MQKRILGIDPGLAKLGFGAICCEPAAGGNIAGTVSALDFGVIQTPAGEEIGRRLCTIYEDLHTVIKQLQPDLIAIEKFFFYRMANTILVAQARGVVMLVIAQCEVPLVEYTPAQVKQALTGYGNADKLEVQEAVARELNLETLPKPDDAADGLALALTAWFQR